The following nucleotide sequence is from Candidatus Acetothermia bacterium.
GCGGCCCTCCTCGGGGTAGGCCTCAAGGAGCCGGCCCCGACGGCGTAGAACTGACCAGCTGGGTTTAGTCCAGCTCGTCGAACAGGGTGCGCGGGCCTTCCCGTTCTTCCCCCAAGGCGAGGGCGGGTTGAACCTCCTCGACCTTGCCCTGGCCGGGAAGGACGGCCACGTCCCCGGTGCAGAACGCCTGGTACGGGCAGTACCGGCACTGGTCGAATTCCCAATCGGACCTGTCCGGCAAGGGAGGGAGCCTCCCCTCGACGAAGATCTGCTGCCGCAGCTGCTCGAACGTGCGGATCACCCGGTCCACCGCTTCCCGGTCCAGGTCCACCAGGAACTCCCGCAGCTCCTGGGTGGCCTTGTTCTCGGCGAGGATGATCCCCTGGGGGATGGCGAAGTAGTGGAGGTAGAGCTGGAGCTGGAGGTAGTGGTCGCGCCGGGGGGCAGCCGCCATCTGGTCAAAGTTGTAGGGGTGGACGGTCTTGATCTCCACCACGTAGTTCTTGCCGTCGACGGAGACGATGGTGTCCGCCCGACCGTGGAACAGCTTCCCGGGAGGGATGGGCACCTCGGCGGCGACGACGACGCCCAGCCCATACAGGGCCTGCACGAGCCGGCGGTGGGCGTCCTCGCCCACCGCCAGCTTCCGCGCGGTCAGGCCGTCCAACGGGGGCTTGGGGAAGCCCTTGACCGCGTAGTAGATCTGGCGCGGGCACTTGCTGACCTCGCTCACGTAGAAGTAGTCACGGGCACGAGCCCTCTCTTCCCGTTGGAAGAACTCCTCAAGCCGTTCGGCAAGCATGGCGATCGAGTCTAACCCGGCCCGAGCGGCCAGGCAACGGGCGTGACGAGGATTACAGATCATCGAGCACGTCTAGGACGTCCAGTTCCGTCACTTGGGCCGGCACCCCGAGGAGCGCGGCCAGGTTGGGCTGCGTCGCCCCGTCGTCGCCGGAGATGAGCTCCTTCACGTATAGGCCGCCCTGGCATAGGACGTCGACCTCGGCCTCGGTGGGGGAAAGGAGCTTCCCCTGAACCGCGTGGACCCGTCGCCTGCGGACCATGTCCGCCCGGCGGTGGCGGACCCGGGTCGGGGTGCGCTGCTCGATCTCCCCGACCAGGGAAGCGAGGGCCTGCCGGAACGCGGGTTCGTCCACCGGGCGCGCGAGCTGGATCCGGGCCCGGTACCGTTTGTCGGCCCGCTCCTCCTTGACCTTCTCCACCAGGTCGGCGGTGGCCGGGCGGAGGTCGAGGACCTCGATCGCCCCTGCCGCGGCGGCGTCCACCTCGCGGGCGATGGCCGCGAGGTCCAGCGTGCGCCGCTTGGGCTCCCGGACCTCCAGCACGAACGGCCGCCCGCGGCCGAGCATGCGGGCGTCGATGTCCTCGCGCCCGGCGCCGTGGAGGTGCCCGCCGGTGCCGTGGGCCGCGGCGAGGAACGCGGGCAGGATCAACTCTTCAACCGACGTCGGGTACTGCTTGCCCGTCCCGTGGCACCGTTCGCAGCCGCGGCCGCGGCATCCACGGCATGGCCAGTGGGTCTGGGGGATGCCGCGCACGAGCTTGCGGTAGCGGCCGTAGAAGTAGACGGGGTTTATCACGAGCTCGATCGTTCCCCGGTCGAGGTCCACGGTGAACTGCACGTCCGGGCGCTGGAAGTCCACCGTAGCCGTCCGTCCCTGAACGGCGAGGGCCCGCTCGAACGCCTTGCCAAGCTCCCGGTTCATGTCCCGCTTGAACGGCTCCGCCCACGGGGACGGAAACCGTTCATCGAGGAACTCCTCGATTGCCGCCAGGCGTGGGGTGAGGTGGACCCCGAACAGGAACGTGGTGAACTCGTGGTCCTGGACGAGCCCGGCTGCTTCCTGGCCCCACGCCGGGACACGGTCGAACAGGCCTTCACAGACCCAGCATCGCTCGGGCGCCACGGGAACCGTCAGCCCTGAAGCCGCGGCCCGCACGTACTGGCCCCGCTCGGCGTTGGTGAGCCCTTCCCCGAGGAGGGCGAACCGACGGCCCAGGCACCGATCGCAGATCGGCCCAGCAGCAAGGAGGCTTGCGGCAAGCTCGATGGGGCCCATGGGGGAGAATTATAGGCCAGGGGTGTTGTCGGTTCATTCACCTTAGCTGGGTCAGGGAAGTCCATGGTTAGAGGACAAAGGAAGCCTGTATTGCGGGCGTGGAAGGGTAGGCCTCTGAGCCCCAAGTCGGTCGGCTTGTACCTCCCATAGGTGGTCCACGAACCGCGAGATGACAAAAAACAAGACCTGAACACTTGCTTGGATTTTCAAGCGGCCCATAAGTCCTCCCGAAGTTCGTAGTCTCGACCCTGTTCGAGCATCGACCACATCACCCGCGCCATGTGCCGCCCAAGAGCCCGCACCGTCTGGTCATGCTTCTTCCCCTCCGCTCTCTTCCTGTCGTGGTAAGCCCTGGACCGAGGACCCTGTGCGATGGGCCGGGCCACCGACGTCTTACCGAACCTCGGGAGGGCTGGTGATCCCCACCCGTGACCAGGGTACGGGACCCCCCGGGACCACACCATCCCCCGGTGGACGGTCCTAGGAGGAAAACCGCGGGACGGGGGAGGCGTTCCTGAGACGGTGGTGCTTCTGGGGCGATTCACTCCTGCCTGCGGCCGCTGATCGAAGCGGTCAAAGCTAAGGCGCGCGGTTTACGGCACCAGCAGGAACCTCATCTTGGCCGCCAAGCTTGACCCATCTTCTACAGCTCCGGCCGCGGGCGAAGGCCAGGATGCAGATCTGATCGCATCGCAGGGTGAAGAAACGCCAGAACCTGGTGCCAGGGTTGTGGGCCTCGCTCTTGACTTCTCCCCTCATCCAAGCCAGCGTGGCGGTGGGAGGCGATGGGGGATGTTCATCCGC
It contains:
- a CDS encoding tRNA pseudouridine(54/55) synthase Pus10 is translated as MGPIELAASLLAAGPICDRCLGRRFALLGEGLTNAERGQYVRAAASGLTVPVAPERCWVCEGLFDRVPAWGQEAAGLVQDHEFTTFLFGVHLTPRLAAIEEFLDERFPSPWAEPFKRDMNRELGKAFERALAVQGRTATVDFQRPDVQFTVDLDRGTIELVINPVYFYGRYRKLVRGIPQTHWPCRGCRGRGCERCHGTGKQYPTSVEELILPAFLAAAHGTGGHLHGAGREDIDARMLGRGRPFVLEVREPKRRTLDLAAIAREVDAAAAGAIEVLDLRPATADLVEKVKEERADKRYRARIQLARPVDEPAFRQALASLVGEIEQRTPTRVRHRRADMVRRRRVHAVQGKLLSPTEAEVDVLCQGGLYVKELISGDDGATQPNLAALLGVPAQVTELDVLDVLDDL
- a CDS encoding PD-(D/E)XK nuclease family protein; the protein is MLAERLEEFFQREERARARDYFYVSEVSKCPRQIYYAVKGFPKPPLDGLTARKLAVGEDAHRRLVQALYGLGVVVAAEVPIPPGKLFHGRADTIVSVDGKNYVVEIKTVHPYNFDQMAAAPRRDHYLQLQLYLHYFAIPQGIILAENKATQELREFLVDLDREAVDRVIRTFEQLRQQIFVEGRLPPLPDRSDWEFDQCRYCPYQAFCTGDVAVLPGQGKVEEVQPALALGEEREGPRTLFDELD